The Leguminivora glycinivorella isolate SPB_JAAS2020 chromosome 1, LegGlyc_1.1, whole genome shotgun sequence genome includes a region encoding these proteins:
- the LOC125228575 gene encoding uncharacterized protein LOC125228575 isoform X2 has protein sequence MVLFDAVSVSVFKSAMSVVRQCTKVFPLVLLLASSGSGLLCYNGTLTSARFGDDPLSADSLVSSGIGLARLRCAMTVRCEDNAMCFVRSWSARAKHAWLVQRGCYKSGPDDPLPRSVRSPTRAMSCKRERYKDAEYKVCLCQADWCNPAQLHTPLHVTAVVGLTNVLRCLYLP, from the exons ATGGTGTTATTTGACGCCGTATCAGTATCAGTATTCAAGTCGGCCATGAGTGTCGTCCGTCAATGCACTAAAGTGTTCCCATTAGTACTGCTGCTGGCGAGCTCGGGCTCCGGGCTATTATGCTACAACGGCACGCTCACGTCGGCGCGGTTTGGGGACGACCCTCTGAGCGCTGACTCCCTGGTCAGCAGCGGGATCGGGCTCGCGAGGCTGCGGTGTGCTATGACGGTGCGATGTGAAG ACAACGCCATGTGCTTCGTCCGCTCCTGGTCTGCGCGCGCCAAACACGCGTGGCTGGTGCAGCGCGGCTGCTACAAGTCCGGCCCCGACGATCCGCTGCCGCGCTCCGTGCGCAGCCCCACGCGGGCCATGTCGTGCAAGCGAGAGAG GTACAAAGACGCCGAATACAAGGTGTGCCTCTGCCAAGCGGACTGGTGCAACCCTGCGCAGTTGCACACACCACTGCATGTGACCGCCGTGGTCGGATTAACGAATGTATTACGATGCTTGTATCTGCCATAG
- the LOC125228575 gene encoding uncharacterized protein LOC125228575 isoform X1 has protein sequence MWSAQCVVLLTVAGAAAGLYCYNCSETQHETNQCGGSFGTGANWFNASRLRLATCTGDNAMCFVRSWSARAKHAWLVQRGCYKSGPDDPLPRSVRSPTRAMSCKRERYKDAEYKVCLCQADWCNPAQLHTPLHVTAVVGLTNVLRCLYLP, from the exons ATGTGGAGCGCACAGTGCGTCGTGCTGCTGACGgtggcgggcgcggcggcgggtcTGTACTGCTACAACTGCTCGGAGACGCAACACGAGACCAACCAGTGCGGTGGCAGCTTCGGCACGGGTGCCAACTGGTTCAACGCTTCTAGGCTGCGACTGGCTACCTGCACTGGAG ACAACGCCATGTGCTTCGTCCGCTCCTGGTCTGCGCGCGCCAAACACGCGTGGCTGGTGCAGCGCGGCTGCTACAAGTCCGGCCCCGACGATCCGCTGCCGCGCTCCGTGCGCAGCCCCACGCGGGCCATGTCGTGCAAGCGAGAGAG GTACAAAGACGCCGAATACAAGGTGTGCCTCTGCCAAGCGGACTGGTGCAACCCTGCGCAGTTGCACACACCACTGCATGTGACCGCCGTGGTCGGATTAACGAATGTATTACGATGCTTGTATCTGCCATAG
- the LOC125228145 gene encoding LOW QUALITY PROTEIN: mitochondrial import receptor subunit TOM70 (The sequence of the model RefSeq protein was modified relative to this genomic sequence to represent the inferred CDS: inserted 1 base in 1 codon): MASTGSTPFPKWQLAILLGAPLAIGLGYLYLRNRLEDPEKKKXAELKAKTTISLDNEENNVKAAESAIDRAMKLKGAGNRAFHAGEYDKAISLYNEAIESCPPDRPVDLATFYQNRSACYEKREMWEQVKEDCTFALKLNEKYVKAFLRRSRAAEKSGDLVLALEDVTSACILERFQVQSSLVNADRILKALGRQHAREALARRHPVMPSKHFIKTYFSAFSEDPIAKIQLDDKATGGFAKAKQALDGQDYDSIVDACTAELQADGKYKNEALLLRATFYLLLGRHEEAQADLGRVIDSDASTKVKVNALIKRASLYTQLENTERCLEDFAKAAQLDPNNSDIYHHRGQVYLLLERMDEATAEFAKAVQLNPDFSIAYIQKCYADYRHAQLSKNVGALTQVRADFERALERFPKCAEAYILFAQVLSDQQEWGRAESLFDSALTVDPHNATLYVHKGLVQLQKSTDFDKAVKLINKAIEMDDKCDFAYETLGTIEVQRGNLKRSLELFEKAIALAKTELEMTHLFSLKDAAAAQLKVSERWGLDWTVS; this comes from the exons ATGGCGTCAACCGGCAGCACACCCTTTCCTAAATGGCAACTGGCCATCCTTCTCGGCGCACCTTTGGCCATCGGCTTAGGTTACCTTTATCTAAGAAATAGATTAGAGGATCCCGAAAAGAAAA TCGCAGAGCTGAAAGCTAAAACTACAATTTCTCTAGACAATGAGGAAAACAATGTGAAAGCCGCCGAAAGCGCAATCGACCGCGCCATGAAGCTGAAAGGTGCAGGAAACCGAGCTTTCCACGCAGGTGAATACGACAAGGCGATTTCGCTGTACAACGAAGCCATCGAGTCGTGTCCACCCGACCGGCCAGTGGACCTTGCTACTTTCTACCAGAACCGCTCCGCGTGCTACGAGAAGCGCGAGATGTGGGAGCAAGTGAAGGAGGACTGCACCTTCGCGCTCAAGCTCAACGAGAAGTATGTCAAGGCATTCCTGCGGCGCTCCCGCGCGGCTGAGAAGAGTGGCGACCTCGTTCTGGCCCTAGAAGACGTTACTTCTGCCTGCATCCTAGAAAGGTTCCAAGTGCAAAGCTCCCTAGTCAATGCCGACCGCATCCTAAAGGCGCTAGGTCGCCAGCACGCACGCGAGGCCCTGGCGCGGCGGCACCCGGTCATGCCGTCCAAGCATTTTATCAAAACATACTTCTCTGCCTTTTCTGAAGATCCTATTGCCAAGATCCAATTGGACGATAAGGCTACCGGTGGCTTTGCAAAGGCAAAACAAGCTCTTGATGGCCAGGATTATGATTCAATTGTAGATGCATGCACTGCAGAATTGCAGGCAGATGGAAAGTACAAAAATGAGGCACTGCTTCTGCGAGCTACATTCTATTTGTTGCTGGGCCGCCATGAGGAGGCCCAGGCTGATCTTGGCAGGGTGATTGACAGTGATGCTTCAACCAAGGTGAAAGTGAATGCTCTGATCAAGAGGGCCTCTCTGTACACTCAGCTGGAAAACACGGAACGCTGCTTGGAAGACTTTGCCAAGGCTGCCCAGCTGGATCCCAACAACTCTGACATCTACCACCACCGAGGCCAAGTGTATCTACTGCTGGAGCGCATGGACGAAGCCACTGCTGAGTTCGCCAAAGCCGTTCAACTAAACCCCGACTTCTCTATTGCCTATATTCAGAAATGCTATGCCGACTACAGACATGCCCAGTTGAGCAAGAATGTGGGTGCTCTGACACAGGTCCGGGCAGACTTTGAACGTGCACTGGAGAGGTTCCCAAAATGCGCTGAAGCTTACATCCTATTTGCTCAAGTCTTATCAGACCAGCAAGAATGGGGTCGGGCGGAGTCTCTGTTTGACTCTGCTCTGACAGTGGACCCCCACAACGCCACGCTGTATGTGCACAAGGGACTGGTGCAGTTGCAGAAGAGCACAGACTTCGACAAGGCTGTCAAACTTATCAACAAAGCTATTGAGATGGAtgataaatgtgattttgcttATGAAACTCTGGGTACCATTGAAGTTCAAAG GGGTAACCTGAAACGATCGCTGGAGTTGTTCGAGAAGGCGATCGCGCTCGCCAAGACGGAGCTGGAGATGACGCACCTGTTCTCGCTGAaggacgccgccgccgcgcagCTCAAGGTGTCCGAGCGCTGGGGGCTCGACTGGACCGTTAGCTAG